A window of the Kosakonia radicincitans DSM 16656 genome harbors these coding sequences:
- a CDS encoding ABC transporter permease — protein MPTTLFLHRLRRSPAAFSGLLIVAVLLLIALFAPWLAPRDPNWQDAAARLQAPSAQHWLGTDSYGRDLLSRLIYGTRPALGLVALVTAITLPVGLLIGIVSGYYGGWLERVLMRFTDVVMSMPRLILAFAFVAMLGPGLVNGALALALTTWPAYARQARSEIQRLRHSDYLAAAEMMGIRGWRLLFGHILPLCLPSAIVRLALDLAGIILAAAGLGFLGLGARPPMAEWGAMIADGMQVIFDQWWIAAAPGAVILLASLAFNLLGDGLRDVLEPQHD, from the coding sequence ATGCCGACGACACTTTTTCTGCACCGTCTGCGCCGCTCGCCCGCCGCATTCAGCGGGCTGCTGATTGTCGCCGTGCTGCTGCTGATCGCCCTGTTTGCGCCGTGGCTCGCACCGCGCGATCCCAACTGGCAGGACGCCGCCGCGCGCTTGCAGGCACCGAGCGCACAGCACTGGCTCGGCACCGACAGCTACGGGCGCGATTTGCTCTCGCGGCTGATTTACGGCACCCGCCCGGCGCTCGGCCTGGTGGCGCTGGTGACCGCCATTACCCTGCCTGTCGGGCTGCTGATCGGTATTGTTTCCGGCTACTACGGCGGCTGGCTGGAGCGCGTGCTGATGCGCTTTACCGACGTGGTGATGTCGATGCCGCGCCTGATCCTCGCCTTTGCTTTTGTCGCCATGCTTGGCCCTGGGCTGGTGAACGGCGCGCTGGCGCTGGCGCTCACCACCTGGCCCGCTTACGCCCGCCAGGCGCGCAGCGAGATCCAGCGTTTGCGTCACAGTGATTATCTGGCTGCCGCCGAGATGATGGGCATTCGCGGCTGGCGGCTGCTGTTTGGCCATATTCTGCCGCTCTGTTTGCCCTCGGCGATTGTGCGCCTCGCGCTCGATCTGGCAGGCATCATTCTGGCTGCCGCCGGGCTGGGTTTCTTAGGGCTGGGCGCACGCCCGCCGATGGCGGAATGGGGTGCGATGATCGCCGACGGTATGCAGGTGATTTTCGATCAATGGTGGATTGCCGCAGCGCCCGGTGCGGTGATCTTACTGGCAAGCCTCGCCTTTAACCTGCTGGGCGATGGCCTGCGCGATGTACTGGAGCCGCAACATGACTGA
- a CDS encoding ABC transporter ATP-binding protein gives MTETRVAVSGLNIDYPGARVVKNLSFTLGNERLALVGESGSGKSMTARALMGLVRKPGHVSATTLNVLGRDVTTLNDRGWRALRGNDIAMVLQDPRYALNPVKTVLAQLDEALTLHQRLNRKQRLEKINEALWAVELEPTVLQRYPGELSGGMGQRVMIAMALVNDPQVLIADEPTSALDARLRNQILELLVAQCEQRQMALLLISHDLPLVAQHCHRVMVMYQGECVDTMAAADLPEAQHPYTRTLWTCRPSAETWGQMLPTLDRSQFFTEANDEHR, from the coding sequence ATGACTGAGACACGCGTCGCGGTAAGCGGCCTGAATATCGACTACCCCGGCGCGCGGGTGGTGAAAAACCTGAGCTTTACACTTGGCAACGAGCGGCTGGCGCTGGTCGGCGAATCCGGTTCGGGAAAATCAATGACCGCCCGCGCCCTGATGGGGCTGGTGCGCAAGCCGGGCCACGTCAGCGCCACCACGCTGAATGTGCTGGGACGGGATGTCACCACGCTCAACGATCGCGGCTGGCGCGCGCTGCGCGGTAACGACATTGCGATGGTATTGCAGGATCCGCGCTATGCGCTGAACCCGGTGAAAACCGTGCTGGCGCAACTGGATGAAGCGCTGACGCTCCACCAGCGGCTGAACCGCAAGCAGCGGCTGGAGAAGATCAACGAGGCGCTATGGGCGGTGGAACTTGAACCGACGGTGCTGCAACGCTACCCCGGCGAACTCTCCGGCGGTATGGGCCAGCGGGTAATGATCGCCATGGCGCTGGTTAACGATCCGCAGGTGCTGATTGCCGATGAACCCACTTCCGCGCTGGATGCGCGCCTGCGTAACCAGATCCTTGAACTGCTGGTCGCCCAGTGCGAACAACGGCAAATGGCGCTGCTGCTCATCAGCCACGATCTGCCGCTGGTGGCGCAGCACTGCCACCGGGTGATGGTGATGTATCAGGGGGAATGCGTGGATACGATGGCGGCGGCCGATCTGCCTGAGGCGCAGCATCCCTACACCCGCACATTGTGGACCTGCCGACCCAGCGCAGAAACCTGGGGCCAGATGCTGCCGACGCTGGATCGCAGCCAGTTCTTTACGGAGGCGAATGATGAGCATCGTTGA
- a CDS encoding SDR family NAD(P)-dependent oxidoreductase, translating into MSEAKKVVFITGATSGFGEAAAQVFADAGWSLVLSGRRLARLESLKDRLQGKVPVHIIELDVRDKDAVKSSVASLPAEFADITALINNAGLALSPQPAQRVDLEDWQTMIDTNVTGLVNVTHALLPTLIQHGAGASIINIGSIAGQWPYPGSHVYGATKAFVKQFSYNLRCDLLGTGVRVTDLAPGIAETEFTLVRTKGDQAASDNLYRGTTPLTAQDIAEQMFYIATLPDHMNINRVEVMPVRQAWQPFAIDRD; encoded by the coding sequence ATGAGTGAAGCAAAGAAAGTGGTGTTTATTACCGGCGCAACCTCCGGTTTTGGCGAAGCGGCAGCGCAGGTGTTTGCCGATGCGGGCTGGTCGCTGGTGCTGAGCGGGCGTCGTCTGGCACGTCTCGAAAGCCTTAAAGACCGCCTTCAGGGAAAAGTGCCGGTGCATATTATTGAGCTGGATGTCCGCGATAAAGATGCAGTGAAAAGCTCCGTGGCGTCGCTGCCAGCTGAGTTCGCCGATATTACCGCGCTTATCAACAATGCCGGGCTGGCGCTGTCGCCGCAACCTGCACAGCGCGTGGATCTTGAAGACTGGCAGACCATGATCGATACCAACGTGACCGGGCTGGTCAATGTAACCCACGCCCTGCTGCCCACGCTGATTCAACACGGCGCAGGCGCTTCTATCATCAATATCGGTTCAATTGCCGGGCAGTGGCCCTATCCCGGCAGCCATGTTTATGGCGCGACCAAAGCATTTGTGAAGCAGTTCAGCTATAACCTGCGCTGCGATTTACTTGGTACCGGGGTGCGTGTGACCGATTTAGCGCCGGGTATTGCGGAAACGGAATTTACGCTGGTGCGCACCAAAGGCGATCAGGCCGCATCGGATAACCTCTATCGCGGCACCACGCCGCTGACCGCGCAGGATATTGCCGAACAGATGTTCTACATCGCCACTCTGCCGGATCATATGAATATCAACCGCGTGGAAGTGATGCCGGTGCGTCAGGCCTGGCAGCCGTTTGCCATCGACCGCGACTGA
- a CDS encoding ABC transporter substrate-binding protein, which yields MTKKLLPAVILALLSAASYAATPPDTLVVAQGLDDIVSLDPAEANELSSIQTVPSLYQRLVQPDRENPEKITPILAESWQADPAAKTLTIKLKSDAKFASGNPLRPEDVIFSYTRAVTLNKSPAFILNVLGWQPDNIASQLKKVDDHTLQLHWTADVSPAVALNILSTPIASIVDEKLVSANVQGNDFGNAWLKMHSAGSGAFKMRVYQPHQAIVLDANASAPGGAPKLKNIIIKNVPDPASRRLLIQQGDADVARDLGADQISALADKKGVKVLSIPSAEQNYLVFNTGNSANPLLNNPAFWEAARWLVDYNGITKDLLKGQYFIHQSFLPVGLPGALEDNPFTFDPAKAKAILAKAGIKDAHFTLDVENKPPFITIAQSMQASFAQGGVKVDLLPAAGSQVYARVRAKQHQAAIRLWIPDYFDAHSNASAFAWNDGKSSTVAGLNGWQIPQLNKETLAAVAEPDAAKRLELYKKMQQELQHNSPYVFVDQGKTQIVVRDNVKGYQQGLNADMVWYDRVTK from the coding sequence ATGACTAAAAAACTGCTGCCTGCTGTCATATTGGCGCTCCTTTCTGCTGCCAGCTACGCGGCAACACCGCCGGATACGCTGGTCGTCGCTCAGGGTTTAGACGATATTGTCAGCCTTGACCCGGCGGAAGCGAACGAGCTTTCCAGTATTCAGACCGTGCCGAGCCTGTACCAGCGCCTGGTGCAGCCCGATCGTGAAAACCCGGAAAAAATCACTCCGATTCTGGCTGAAAGCTGGCAGGCGGACCCAGCGGCAAAAACCCTGACCATCAAACTGAAGAGCGACGCGAAATTTGCCTCCGGTAACCCGCTGCGCCCGGAAGATGTGATTTTCTCCTATACCCGCGCGGTGACGCTCAACAAATCCCCGGCGTTTATCCTCAACGTGCTGGGCTGGCAGCCGGATAATATTGCCAGCCAGTTGAAGAAAGTGGATGACCACACCCTGCAACTGCACTGGACGGCGGATGTCAGCCCGGCGGTAGCGCTGAATATTCTCTCCACGCCGATTGCCTCGATCGTCGATGAGAAGCTGGTCAGCGCCAATGTACAGGGTAATGACTTCGGCAACGCCTGGCTGAAAATGCACTCAGCGGGCAGCGGCGCGTTTAAAATGCGTGTCTACCAGCCGCACCAGGCCATCGTGCTGGATGCCAACGCCAGCGCGCCTGGCGGCGCGCCGAAGCTTAAAAACATCATCATTAAAAACGTGCCGGATCCGGCTTCCCGTCGCCTGCTGATCCAGCAGGGCGATGCCGATGTCGCGCGCGATCTGGGCGCCGATCAAATCAGCGCGCTGGCGGATAAGAAAGGCGTGAAAGTGCTGAGCATTCCGTCTGCCGAGCAGAATTACCTGGTCTTTAACACCGGCAACAGCGCCAACCCGCTGCTGAACAACCCGGCGTTCTGGGAAGCCGCGCGCTGGCTGGTTGATTACAACGGCATCACTAAAGATCTGCTGAAAGGCCAGTATTTTATTCATCAGAGCTTCCTGCCGGTTGGCCTGCCGGGCGCGCTGGAGGATAACCCGTTCACCTTTGATCCGGCGAAAGCCAAAGCGATCCTCGCCAAAGCGGGCATTAAAGACGCGCACTTCACGCTGGATGTCGAAAACAAACCGCCGTTTATCACCATTGCCCAGTCAATGCAGGCCAGCTTCGCCCAGGGCGGCGTGAAAGTGGATCTGCTGCCCGCAGCGGGTAGCCAGGTGTACGCTCGCGTGCGGGCAAAACAGCATCAGGCGGCGATTCGTTTGTGGATCCCGGATTACTTCGACGCCCACTCTAACGCCAGCGCCTTTGCCTGGAACGATGGCAAATCCAGCACCGTGGCCGGGCTGAACGGCTGGCAGATCCCGCAACTGAATAAAGAGACGCTGGCAGCGGTGGCCGAGCCGGATGCGGCAAAACGCCTCGAACTGTACAAGAAAATGCAGCAGGAGTTGCAGCACAACTCGCCGTATGTCTTTGTCGATCAGGGCAAAACACAGATCGTGGTGCGCGATAACGTGAAAGGCTACCAGCAGGGGCTGAATGCGGATATGGTGTGGTACGACCGCGTCACCAAATAA
- a CDS encoding ABC transporter permease, with protein sequence MSVVLPNRAERRVKRPLLALFQGLLTLALTLFGLLLVTFSLSAFSPVDRVLQIVGDHASQSTYDQVRHQLGLDQPLPVQFWHYLVNLAHGDLGTASATGQPVLQDLLAAFPATLELATLALIVGSVLGVIAGVLCARFKGSPWDMAVRTFTLLGNSVPIFWLGLLMLALFYARLQWSAGPGRLDDIYQYTVTPRTGFALIDTWLSGDSGAFKNALSHLLLPVLLLAYYSLASITRLTRSACLSEMNKEYILLARAKGAGEMTILLRHVLPNIRGTLLTVIALAYTSMLEGAVLTETVFSWPGIGRYLTTALFAGDTTAIMGGTLVIGVCFVLINNLTDLLVRLTDPRVR encoded by the coding sequence ATGTCTGTGGTTTTACCCAACAGGGCAGAGCGGCGCGTAAAACGTCCTCTGCTCGCGCTATTTCAGGGGCTGCTCACGCTGGCCCTGACGCTTTTTGGCCTGCTGCTGGTGACTTTTTCGCTGTCGGCCTTCTCCCCTGTTGACCGGGTTTTGCAGATTGTCGGCGATCATGCCAGCCAGTCCACTTACGATCAGGTACGTCATCAACTGGGGCTGGACCAGCCTCTACCGGTGCAGTTCTGGCACTACCTGGTGAACCTGGCACATGGTGATTTAGGCACTGCCAGCGCCACCGGGCAACCGGTGTTACAGGATCTGCTCGCCGCATTTCCGGCGACGCTGGAGCTGGCAACGCTGGCGCTGATTGTCGGCAGCGTGCTCGGCGTGATCGCGGGCGTTTTATGCGCGCGCTTTAAAGGCTCACCGTGGGATATGGCGGTGCGCACCTTTACGCTACTTGGCAACTCGGTGCCGATTTTCTGGCTGGGTTTGCTGATGCTGGCGCTGTTTTACGCCCGCCTGCAATGGAGCGCCGGGCCGGGCAGGCTCGATGATATCTACCAGTACACCGTCACGCCGCGCACGGGCTTCGCGCTGATCGATACCTGGCTTTCCGGCGACAGCGGCGCGTTTAAAAATGCGCTCAGCCACCTGCTGCTGCCGGTACTGCTGCTGGCCTACTATTCGCTGGCGAGCATTACCCGCCTTACCCGCTCTGCCTGCCTGAGTGAGATGAACAAAGAGTACATTTTGCTGGCGCGCGCTAAAGGCGCAGGCGAGATGACCATTCTGCTGCGCCATGTGCTGCCGAATATTCGCGGTACGCTGCTGACGGTGATCGCACTGGCGTACACCAGCATGCTGGAAGGCGCGGTACTCACCGAAACGGTCTTCTCCTGGCCCGGCATTGGTCGTTATCTCACCACAGCGCTGTTCGCTGGCGACACCACCGCCATCATGGGCGGTACGCTGGTGATTGGCGTCTGCTTTGTGCTGATCAATAACCTGACCGACCTGCTGGTACGGTTAACCGACCCGAGGGTGCGCTGA
- a CDS encoding ABC transporter ATP-binding protein: MSIVDIAQLQVTFAEKTVVKGASLRVEEGETFSLIGASGCGKSTLLRVLAGLQREWQGQLSLFGQPVKAGTRYQGMLRRNVQMVFQDPYASLHPNHTLWRTLAEPLKIHGEPEIDQQVATALEQVGLPVDAARRYPHQLSGGQRQRVAIARALLLRPKILLLDEPTSALDMSVQAEILNLLNRLKQQHGMSYLLVSHDADVIAHMSDRAAFMANGVIERFFDRSALVRGEHRMG, encoded by the coding sequence ATGAGCATCGTTGATATCGCGCAGTTGCAGGTCACTTTTGCTGAGAAAACAGTGGTGAAAGGCGCCAGTTTGCGCGTGGAAGAAGGTGAAACTTTCAGCCTGATTGGCGCGTCCGGCTGCGGGAAATCAACCCTGCTGCGCGTGCTGGCAGGTTTACAGCGCGAATGGCAGGGCCAGCTGTCGCTGTTCGGCCAGCCGGTGAAAGCCGGAACGCGTTATCAGGGTATGCTGCGGCGCAATGTGCAGATGGTCTTCCAGGATCCTTACGCCTCGCTGCACCCGAACCATACGCTGTGGCGCACGCTGGCGGAGCCGCTGAAAATTCACGGTGAACCGGAAATTGACCAGCAGGTGGCTACCGCACTGGAGCAGGTCGGGCTTCCGGTTGATGCCGCACGGCGTTACCCGCACCAGCTCTCCGGCGGCCAGCGTCAGCGCGTGGCAATCGCCCGCGCACTGTTGCTGCGACCAAAAATTCTGCTGCTGGATGAGCCGACATCGGCGCTGGATATGTCGGTGCAGGCCGAAATTCTTAACCTGCTTAACCGCCTGAAGCAGCAGCACGGCATGAGCTATCTGCTGGTCAGCCATGATGCCGATGTGATTGCCCATATGTCTGACCGGGCAGCATTTATGGCCAATGGCGTGATTGAGCGTTTCTTTGACCGTAGCGCGCTGGTGCGTGGTGAACACCGGATGGGGTAA
- a CDS encoding GNAT family N-acetyltransferase produces the protein MPEINHFGQTVGDRLPHWNGVQPLPHSVLPGQYCRLEPLDARTHTHDLLQAYAQAEDDSGWTWLAGERPDGLESMARWIVGKTLDTSVAPFAVVENASGDALGVIAWLAINADNGSVEIGHVTWSPQMQNSVLGTEAIWLMLRHAFACGYRRVEWKCDSLNVASRRAAERIGFTWEGRFRQHMVRKGRNRDTDYLSMLDNEWPLRDAAISTWLNADNFDAQGQQKQKLDTFHEQQ, from the coding sequence GTGCCGGAAATCAATCACTTTGGTCAAACAGTCGGCGACAGGCTGCCGCACTGGAACGGTGTTCAGCCGCTGCCGCACAGCGTGTTGCCGGGCCAATATTGTCGGCTCGAACCGCTCGACGCCAGAACGCATACGCACGATCTCTTGCAGGCTTACGCGCAGGCAGAAGATGACAGCGGCTGGACCTGGCTGGCGGGCGAACGGCCTGACGGGCTGGAGAGCATGGCGCGCTGGATCGTCGGTAAAACGCTCGACACCAGCGTAGCGCCTTTTGCCGTGGTGGAAAATGCCAGCGGCGATGCGCTCGGCGTGATTGCCTGGCTGGCGATCAACGCCGACAACGGTTCGGTAGAGATTGGTCATGTCACCTGGTCGCCACAGATGCAAAACAGCGTTCTCGGCACGGAAGCGATATGGCTGATGCTGCGCCACGCTTTTGCCTGCGGTTATCGCCGCGTGGAGTGGAAATGTGATTCGCTGAATGTCGCCTCGCGCCGCGCGGCAGAACGCATCGGTTTCACCTGGGAGGGGCGCTTCCGCCAGCATATGGTGCGCAAAGGGCGCAATCGCGATACCGACTATTTATCGATGCTGGACAACGAGTGGCCGCTGCGCGACGCCGCCATTTCCACGTGGCTGAACGCGGATAACTTTGACGCGCAGGGGCAACAAAAACAGAAACTTGATACCTTCCACGAACAGCAGTAA
- a CDS encoding aspartate aminotransferase family protein, which translates to MKLALQSEMAITNDDVRQLDRSYVFHSWSMQGNLNPMVIAGAKGCELWDYEGNTYLDFSSQLVNVNIGYQHPRVLAAMKAQLDELVTIAPATANLARGEAAKRIVSLAPEGFSKVFFTNAGADANENAIRMARLYTGRDKIFSAYRSYHGNTGSAIAATGDWRRVPNEYSRGHVHFFNPYLYRSEFNATTEAEECTRALAHLRRMIEVEGPASIAAILLESVPGTAGILVPPEGYMKGVRALADEFGIVLILDEVMAGFGRTGSWFAFEQDGIVPDLITFAKGVNAGYAPAGGVLISEPISRYFDDHFFAGGLTYSGHPLAMAAIVATLDAMKDEKVVENAALVGNGVLRPGLDALAAKHKLIGNVRGRGMFQAMELVSDRQSKTPLAAAEMGSIKAALTQAGILSFIVENRIHVVPPCTMSAEEVNKGLDIFDRVLAQFSHFAK; encoded by the coding sequence ATGAAACTGGCACTTCAGAGCGAGATGGCGATAACCAACGACGACGTACGTCAACTGGACCGGTCGTATGTGTTTCATTCATGGTCGATGCAGGGCAACCTTAACCCGATGGTGATTGCCGGGGCGAAAGGCTGTGAGTTGTGGGACTACGAAGGCAATACGTATCTCGATTTCAGCAGCCAACTGGTGAACGTTAATATTGGTTATCAGCATCCGCGCGTGCTGGCGGCGATGAAAGCACAGCTTGACGAACTGGTGACGATCGCACCGGCGACGGCCAACCTGGCGCGCGGCGAAGCGGCCAAACGCATTGTCTCGCTGGCGCCGGAAGGTTTCAGTAAAGTCTTCTTTACCAACGCTGGGGCGGATGCCAACGAAAACGCCATCCGTATGGCGCGTCTCTACACCGGGCGCGACAAGATTTTCTCCGCCTACCGCTCCTATCACGGCAATACCGGTAGCGCGATTGCCGCCACCGGCGACTGGCGGCGCGTACCGAACGAATATTCACGCGGGCATGTGCACTTCTTTAACCCGTACCTCTATCGCAGCGAATTCAACGCGACGACGGAAGCCGAAGAGTGCACACGTGCGCTGGCGCACCTGCGCCGCATGATTGAGGTTGAAGGGCCGGCATCTATCGCCGCGATCCTGCTCGAATCCGTACCGGGAACGGCCGGTATTCTGGTGCCGCCGGAAGGGTATATGAAGGGCGTGCGCGCGCTGGCCGATGAGTTTGGCATTGTGCTGATCCTTGATGAAGTGATGGCCGGTTTTGGCCGCACCGGTAGCTGGTTCGCTTTTGAACAGGATGGCATCGTGCCGGATCTGATCACCTTCGCGAAAGGCGTTAACGCCGGTTATGCGCCCGCAGGCGGCGTACTGATTTCAGAGCCGATTTCACGCTACTTTGACGACCACTTCTTCGCGGGCGGTCTGACTTACTCCGGCCATCCGCTGGCAATGGCAGCGATTGTCGCCACGCTGGATGCGATGAAAGATGAGAAAGTGGTGGAGAATGCGGCGCTGGTGGGTAACGGCGTGCTGCGTCCGGGGCTTGATGCGCTGGCGGCGAAACATAAGCTGATTGGCAACGTGCGCGGGCGCGGCATGTTCCAGGCGATGGAACTGGTCAGCGATCGGCAGAGCAAAACCCCGCTGGCGGCGGCAGAGATGGGATCCATCAAAGCGGCGCTCACGCAGGCCGGTATTTTGAGTTTTATCGTCGAAAACCGCATCCACGTGGTGCCGCCTTGCACCATGAGTGCGGAAGAAGTGAATAAAGGCCTGGACATTTTTGACCGTGTTCTCGCGCAATTTAGCCATTTCGCGAAATAA
- a CDS encoding ABC transporter ATP-binding protein, producing the protein MSQVMFAEESAVVSLKTASATARPAITVSQASVIYPAADKPVHALQDINLTIRQGEFVSFIGPSGCGKTTLLRVIADLEPITSGDVLVNDMSPSEARQAGAYGYVFQAPVLLPWRTVIANVKLPLQIQGVPPERCDEIAREQLSRVGLKGFEKKYPWQLSGGMQQRVSIARALGFEPKILMMDEPFGALDELTRDNLNQQLQQLWYNEQRTMVFVTHSIAEAVYLSTKIVVMSPRPGRIVKVIDSPLPAQRDLAIRNTPAFLALAQEVREALVEGHHDR; encoded by the coding sequence ATGAGCCAGGTGATGTTTGCTGAGGAGAGCGCAGTGGTGTCCTTAAAGACCGCCAGCGCCACAGCGCGGCCCGCCATAACCGTCAGTCAGGCCAGCGTTATCTATCCGGCGGCGGATAAACCCGTACACGCGTTACAGGACATTAATCTGACGATTCGCCAGGGCGAGTTTGTCTCGTTTATCGGGCCATCCGGCTGCGGCAAAACCACCCTGTTGCGGGTTATTGCCGATCTTGAGCCGATTACCTCCGGCGATGTGCTGGTGAACGATATGTCGCCGTCGGAAGCGCGCCAGGCGGGGGCTTATGGCTATGTCTTCCAGGCACCGGTGCTGCTGCCGTGGCGCACCGTGATAGCCAATGTCAAATTGCCGTTGCAGATCCAGGGCGTACCGCCAGAACGCTGCGATGAAATCGCCCGTGAGCAGCTTTCACGCGTTGGCCTGAAGGGTTTTGAGAAAAAATACCCGTGGCAGCTCTCGGGCGGCATGCAACAGCGCGTGTCTATCGCGCGGGCGCTCGGCTTTGAGCCGAAAATTTTAATGATGGATGAACCCTTCGGCGCGCTCGATGAACTGACCCGCGACAACCTCAATCAGCAGCTTCAGCAACTGTGGTACAACGAGCAGCGCACGATGGTGTTTGTTACCCACTCCATTGCCGAAGCGGTCTATCTGTCGACCAAAATCGTGGTGATGTCGCCGCGTCCGGGGCGCATCGTGAAGGTGATCGACTCCCCGCTTCCGGCACAGCGCGATTTGGCGATCCGCAATACGCCCGCGTTCCTCGCACTGGCGCAGGAGGTGCGCGAAGCGCTGGTGGAGGGACATCATGATCGCTGA
- a CDS encoding FGGY-family carbohydrate kinase: MSLNKEIIIALDEGTTNAKAVALDARGAVVAKCARPLNIQTPREGWVEQSGELLLEASLAVVRQVIDAVGAQNVAALAISNQRETAIGWYRASGQPLGPALSWQCSRTADFCHALREQGREAEIKAVTGLPVAPLFSASKMRWLLDATPNARALAEQGEICLGTIDSWLLWHFTGGAAFCCDYSNASRTQLLNLQRGEWDDSMLELFGIPRRALPEIRPSSGLFGHTRGLEGIPDGIPLLAMIGDSHAALFAHGLGAAGCVKATYGTGSSVMVPVAPAQGDVKSLATTVAWHDGEKLVYGLEGNIPHTGDAVAWMVESTGLSELPEADLAQTLSTLPASVDSTLGVYFVPALTGLGAPWWDEQARGLIHGLSRGVKRAHLIRAALESITYQIADVVVAMRQHGDFTLKALMVDGGPTKNDWLMQYQADLLGCPVMRSDVAELSAIGAALLARKALLRIDGEQLRRYLPEHITFQPDMARHGRLQKRWFDWQNAVQLARSTK, translated from the coding sequence ATGTCGCTGAATAAAGAGATCATTATCGCGCTGGACGAAGGCACCACCAACGCGAAAGCCGTGGCGCTGGACGCCCGCGGCGCCGTGGTCGCCAAATGCGCGCGGCCGCTGAATATCCAGACGCCGCGCGAAGGCTGGGTCGAGCAGTCCGGCGAACTGCTGCTGGAGGCCTCGCTGGCCGTGGTGCGCCAGGTGATTGACGCCGTCGGCGCACAAAACGTTGCGGCACTGGCGATCAGCAACCAGCGCGAAACCGCCATCGGCTGGTATCGCGCCAGCGGGCAACCGTTAGGCCCGGCGCTAAGCTGGCAGTGTTCGCGTACCGCCGATTTTTGCCACGCCCTGCGTGAACAGGGGCGCGAAGCGGAGATTAAAGCCGTGACCGGATTACCGGTCGCACCGCTGTTTTCCGCCTCGAAAATGCGCTGGCTGCTCGATGCCACACCCAACGCCCGCGCGCTGGCGGAGCAAGGCGAGATTTGCCTTGGCACGATCGATAGCTGGCTGCTGTGGCACTTCACCGGCGGCGCGGCGTTTTGCTGTGATTATTCCAACGCTTCGCGCACCCAGTTGCTGAATCTGCAACGCGGCGAGTGGGATGACAGCATGCTGGAACTGTTCGGCATTCCGCGCCGGGCGCTGCCCGAAATCCGCCCCTCCAGCGGATTGTTTGGTCACACCCGAGGGCTGGAGGGAATTCCGGACGGCATTCCGCTGCTGGCGATGATTGGCGATTCCCATGCCGCGCTGTTCGCCCACGGGCTGGGCGCGGCGGGCTGCGTTAAAGCGACTTACGGCACCGGTTCTTCGGTAATGGTGCCGGTCGCACCGGCGCAGGGTGACGTGAAATCGCTGGCGACGACCGTCGCCTGGCACGACGGCGAAAAACTGGTTTACGGTCTGGAAGGCAATATTCCGCACACCGGCGATGCGGTGGCGTGGATGGTCGAAAGCACCGGGCTGAGCGAGCTGCCGGAAGCCGATCTGGCGCAGACGCTCAGCACGTTGCCCGCGTCGGTGGATTCCACACTTGGCGTCTACTTTGTTCCGGCGCTGACCGGGCTGGGCGCGCCGTGGTGGGATGAGCAGGCGCGCGGTTTGATCCACGGTTTAAGCCGGGGCGTTAAGCGCGCGCATCTGATTCGCGCGGCGCTGGAATCCATCACTTATCAGATTGCTGATGTGGTGGTCGCCATGCGCCAGCACGGTGATTTCACGCTGAAGGCGCTGATGGTGGACGGTGGGCCGACGAAGAATGACTGGCTAATGCAGTACCAGGCAGATCTGCTCGGCTGCCCGGTAATGCGCAGCGACGTTGCGGAACTGTCAGCAATCGGCGCGGCGCTGCTGGCGCGCAAAGCGCTGCTGCGCATCGATGGCGAACAGTTGCGCCGCTACCTGCCGGAACACATCACTTTTCAGCCGGATATGGCGCGTCATGGCCGCTTGCAAAAACGCTGGTTTGACTGGCAAAACGCAGTGCAACTGGCGCGCTCGACGAAGTAA